In the Treponema maltophilum ATCC 51939 genome, AAGGAAAAAAAATCAGAAATTTGGCTTTTTTTTACTTGACAAAATGGGGGGGGGGGGGGGTAATATAAAAGAAAATCTTCGAAACACAAGAGGAGGAGCTTTAAAGATGAAAAAGTTGTGTACGGCTTTGGCAATATTCTTTTTTGCATTGCCGTTTTGTTTTGCGCAGAACTTTTTGCCGCGCGGAACATACCGTTCTCCTTTCGAAAACGGTATGAACGGTATAACTGCCGAAAAGAAAAGCGGCGGCATAAAAGGCCGACGTTTTCTTACGCCGACCATAGGATACGCAAATCATCTCACATTGGGCAGCAGCAACAGCGCAAATACGCTTTTACTGGGCGCGGATTTTATGTATCGCAGAAATTCGGGCTTTACCCTTTGGTTCAATAACGCCCTTGTCGCAGGGCCTATTGATTATACGGAGAGGGACTACTATGGTTTTAATATGTATAAAAGAACCGGGTTCATCGCCGGTTGGATGGGCGAGCTTCTTTTGGGATATTCAACAATACTGCAAAATCATCAATTCGAATTCGGTGCAGGCTTGCAAACGGCGTATGCCTTTGGATCTGCAATGTTGGCGGAATTAGGCGCACTGGCTTTTCGATTTAATTATACGTATTTTTTGAATGAAAAAACGGGAATAGCGGCTTGCATTACGGACGGAATCGGTCTCGGTATGATAGGAAGATCGGGCGGTTATGACTATATAAATGCCTTCAGCATAAAAGTCGGCCCCGTCTTTAAATTATAATTACTTTAAGAGAATAAGGAGAACTTTGTATGAAAAAATTTTTTAATGTATGTTTTGTTTCGGTTATAGCCGCCTTGATTTTAGCGGCATGTACAAGCGTTTCGCCTACGGTAAGTGAAATAAACAGAATACGCCATGGCGAACCGGCTCTGCCGGAGATCCCGTATGAAGCGTATACGGTTGTCGGCCGCGTAAGCGGTGAAAGTACCGTTTCAAACAGGCGGACATCGGTCGGCTTATTTGAAGGCGACACCGGAAATTACGGCAGCCTCGATACATTCGATGCAATTTATCTTAATATCGGCGAAAAAGCCGCTGTAGCTCCGCAAACACCCTTTGACGCGGCGCTTGCAAATGCCGTATATAAGATGATCGCGCAAGCGGACGAACTGCAAGCCGACGCCATTTTTTTTGTGCGCACAAAAACAAAAATTGCCTCTGAAAACGAAAAACAAACTGTTTCCGTCCAAATACGGGGAATTGCGGTAAAATTAAAGTAAGCGAATCGTGCCTCTTTTACTTTAATATTTGATTAAGGGAACTGTAAAAAAACTGCAAGCCTATCGGCTTATTCTGTAAGGAAATTATTTTAAGAATCAGTTTTTGAACAGTTCCCTTGATTTTTATAATGACCTTTTTTACATACCTTATTTCCGCTTTTTCGAATCGGCGCTTATAAAAATCAGCAGCGCGATTAACAGCAGCGTTAAAAACGCGATATAACCGAGCGTAATGATATCGACACAGTGCGGAAAAAACGGCACCGCAGCGCCCGCACCCAAGGTGCCAAACCCCAAAACGAGTACAAAGCGCGAACTTATAAGATTCAAACGGCGCAAAGCGCGGTGCTCATCGCCGGCCATCGCGGGCGACGAGGTTTTACGCTTTATAAAAATGCGGGCGGCAATGCAAAAAATTCCCGCCGCAATAAAAAGCAAACAAAAAACGACGGTTTTCATATCAGGATAAACGTATTTTGAATTTATTGATTTCGGTCGCAAGCGCTTCAATGCTTTGCTTGTTTTCCGCAGTAATCTCGTTCACTTCCTGCACCGCCTTGGTTATCTGTTCGGAACCGGCCGCTATTTCATTTACGCTGTTCGATATGATTTCGGTCAGATTGCCCAGCTTGGACATTTCGTTTGCTGCGGCATTTCCGCTGCGCAGAATTCCCCCCGAACCTTCTTTTATCGTTACCGTCGCCTCGTTGATGTTCCGGATCGCTTCAAGCACTTCGCGGCTGCCGTTTTCCTGTTCCTGCATCGCTTCGGTTAAACGCGTACTCATATCCTTAACCTGATTCGTCAAACTGAAAATCGTGTTGAATTTTTCCTCGGCGGTTTTCGACGCCGCAGACAAAACTTCTATTTCATTGCCCAATTCTTTAAGCGTTGTCGTTATGGTTTTTCCCTGGGCGCTTGAATCTTCGGCGAGTTTGCGGATTTCGTCGGCAACGACGGCAAAGCCCTTACCCGCCTCACCGGCATGAGCGGCTTCAATGGCGGCATTCATGGCCAAAAGATTCGTTTGGTTTGCAATATGCTGAATAACGCCCGATGCTTCAAGCAAGCCGCCCGATTCTTCGGCTATGCGCTGCGTAATACCGTTTGAATTGACGACGGTGTCGCGCCCGTCGGCGGTGGCGGGCGCAAGCGTTTTGATCACTTCATCGGTTTTGCCGAGCGTTTGACTTATCGAAGCGATATTGCCGGCCATTTGTTCTATAGCCGAAGACGATTGTTCGACGCTTGCGGCCTGCGATTCAATACTGTCGTTCAATTCTTTTATCGTTTCGATAATCCTGTCAACCGTTACCGATGTTTCGCTTACACTTGCCGATTGTTCGGCCGCCTTTTTCGTCATGCTGCCGACATTCGCACCGATTTCTTCAATCGCGCTTGCCGTTTCGGTCATATTCGCGGAAAGCCGTTCTCCGATGCGGCTCATCGATTTCGATTCGCGAATCAATACACCGATCATGGTACAGATATTATCCATTGTCCGGTTAAAATATTCCAAAAGCGTTCCCGTTTCATCATGGGATTTATACTCGATACGTTCGGTAATATCGCCCGAAGCGATTTTTTCAAACAGCGTTTGCAAACGCTTAAAATAATCGAGGAGCCGATTCGACAAAATAAAACCGACGATAAAAACGATTACAAACAGCGCAAAGCCGATAGCTGCCGTATTTTTTACAATACGGAAAAAAGTTTCCTGCACTTCATTTTTCTCGACAAAAACGATCAGCTTCCAGTCAATCCCGCTTACGTCAAACGATTGCGCAAACCAGTGTTTACCGTCCATCGTCAAAGAAATCCTTGCATCATATTCCGTATGCAAATGTTCGAACGCGGGAATTCCCGATTCGCTCAGCAATTTAAAGTTCGCTTCTTCGTGCTTGGGATCGGCCAAAATCGTTCCGTCGCCCTGTACCAGCATAACGTGCCCCGTTTTACCGATGCGGATGTTGCGGATAAACGCAGTCAACTCGTCAAGGCTTACGTCAAGCCCGACACAGCCGATAAACTTGTTTTGTTCCGATTGTACCGAATGAGCGAAACTGATAACGACTTCGCCGCTCGTAGACAAATAGGCCGGCGTTACAACGGTTTTGCCTGCCGCTTCTTTAGCCTGCTTATACCATCCGCGTTCCCGCGGATCATAACCGATTTGATCTTCGCCAGGCCAGGAAGTAACCGAACCGCCCCAAACCGTTCCCATGTAAACTTCCAGCAATTCGGGATAGCTTTTTTGAATGTACTTAAACAGCGCTAAAATCTCACGCCCGCGTTCACTGATCGCCGATCTGCCGTTTGAAGCGGCCGCCGCCTCGCGCGTAAAATTGGGCAGACTGTTGTCGGCAGCTTTAACCGCAGGATACGAAGCCACCATACTCAGCGTGTTTTCATTATTTTTCATAAATATGGAAACGGTTTGATTTGTCGTCGCAACTTGCTGCCGTATAAACTGTTCAAACTGATTTACATTCATTTTGTATATTTGTAAACCGATAACGACGCAAATAAGCGAAATGACCGCAAAAACCGTGAGCATCATCAAAGCGATAAATTTAGTACGAATGGAAAAATGTTTTCGTCGAGCCGTATATTCTCTCATGTCGTAAAAAACTCCTTTTGTTTTATTCTGTGGCAAAATTAAGCCCCGGTAAACAAGGTTGTGCCGCGCCATGCCGACGGGTTGCCCGGCCCGACCCAGCGGTTCAGGGGGAACGAAGCATTCAAACTCGCCTCAATAAATTTCTTTGCAAGCAAAACCGCATCGCGCACCGAAAGCGAACGAGCAAGGCCCGCCGTAATCGCCGCGGCGACCGTACAGCCGGCTCCGTGAGTCCATTCGGTTTTAATTAAGGGACTTTCGATAAATTCGGCACAAACGCCGTCGTACAAAAGATCTACGGCAACGGACGAGCCGGCAAAAGAAGCAAGTTTTGAGCCGCCTTTTATAAAGACGTTCTTTGCGCCCTTGTCCGCAATAATGCGCGCGGCCTTTTCCATCTGCTCCGTCGTTTTTATTTCGCCGACTCCCGCAAGCTGCGATGCTTCAAATAAGTTCGGCGTAACAATCGTGCACAGCGGGAGCAGTTTTTGTTCGATATCGCGATTCAATTCCGGATGCAGCGCTTCGCCCGCCCCCTTGCACACCATAACCGGATCCAAAACATAGGTGCAGTTTTTCGACTGAATGTACTCGCGCGAAAGCTCTATCGCATAGGAGCTGCCGAGCATACCGGTCTTTACCGCATCGGGCCCCACTCCCGTAAAAATCGTTTCCAATTGCGCGCGCAGCACCTTTTCTTCAAGCGGAAAAACCGCGTGCGCCCAATTATTGTGCGGATCCATCGTCGCAATCAATGTTACCGCCGTCATACCGTATACGCCGTATTCTTCAAACGTTTTCAAATCGGCTTCCAAACCGGCGCCGCCCGAAGCATCGGAACCGGCAATAGTCGCTGCTTTAATCATAGCATACCTTCCTTATAGATGACGGCATCCTAACATATTATCGATAAATTTGTAAGAGCGCGCCGATTAGTGATTTTTATACGGGCGTTCCCCCATGGGGTCGGGCTTTCCGTTCCAATGTGCAGCCGCCTTCCTCCGCACCGCTGCACATTTCCACTGCAATCCCTAACGCGGGGACCGCAAAAAAAGTCAATCGGTAAAAAAGGAACTATTTGTTCTTCGATTCTTGTCCTTTAACCCAAAGGTATGTATGCTTAAACTTCAACTATTAAATACCGGAAAGTTTTGCCGTCTTTTTTGTCCGGACCTTCCAAAGGAGGCATCCATTGTATCTTATGGCTTCCTGAAAATTCAACGGACTGACCTTTACGACCTTTCCACTCCGCTTTATATGTTTTGGGAATCAGCTCGGTGCCGTCGCATAAATTAAAGGCTTCCTTGAGTGTACCTTTCCGCGTGGGCTTCCAATACAAATGATCATTTGTAATAAAAATTGCAAAACCTTTTTCGATGTGGAATTTTTTGTTCTTTTCTTCTCTTAAATCTTCCAAACGCTGAACATCTTTGAAAAAATCGAATTTATTGTTGTTGTCGGCACCGTGATTCGGATATTCTCCGCCGGGAACCGCTTTGTTTTTATATTTTAATTCTATGCCTACCTTTTTACCGCCGATTTCGAACATTATATCAATTCTTCTTGTTGAGGATTTCAAATCGCTTTCTACATAAGGCACGCTCCATTCCAAAACGGGGTCAACACCGAATTTTTTAGATAATTCATTCACCAATTTACACTGAATTGAAGCTTCTTTATAATAGCGTTTATTATCTTTTTCAAGCTGACACAAAAATTCCTCCGTGATAATCTCGATTAACTCCTCTTTTACATTTTTAATCGTAAGCGCTTCCATAGATCTACTCCTTAGTATAATTGTATACGCGGTTGTCCGAAAATTTTCGATTTTCAGACAACACCGATGTAACCGGTACCCGGTATTTTAGTTTTTTTACGGAACCTCATCTATCTTATTTTCATCAACACCGCCAGCTATAAGTTTTTGTTTTAAGCCGCTGCCCGTTTTAACCTTGTATCTTGCCGCCGTACAGTTTGTAAAAGCGGAACTACCTATTTCAGTAAGCCGGGTACAGGATGAAAAATCAAAATTGCTTACCTTGTTACAGTCCCGAAAAGCGTTCTTCTTAATTGCTGTAAGTCCCGAAGAAAAACGTACCTGCCCCGTCAACTCCGTACAGCCCTTAAAAGCATAATTATTGATTACAAAAGACTGCGTACAGGCGGAAAAATCAAGACCCGTTATCCCCGTACAGCCGTTAAAAGCATCCACTCCAACCGTTTCAAGTTTTGCAGGTAAGCTTACCGTTCCCGTCAACCCCGTACAGACGGAAAAAGCACCACCGCCTATCGTTTTAAGACTTGCAGGTAAGTTCACACTCGTCAAACTTGTACAGCCGGAAAAAGCATAGGCGGCTATTTCTTCAAGCCCGTCCGAAAAGATAACCGATGTAACTTTCGGTATTCTGCATAACAACTTTGTCTTATCCTTAGTGTAGACGATATTGTCTATCGCGCATAAATGCGCACTTGCAGAATCCACCGTAAGGCTTGTAAGACCTGTACAGCCGTAAAAAGCGGAACTTGCAATCGTTTGAAGACTTGCGGGTAATTGCACTTGCGTTATCTGCGTACAGTTTGCAAAAGCGGCATAACCGATTTCAGTAAGCTGTGTACACTGCGAAAAATCAAACTTGTTTACCTTGTTACAGTCCTGAAAAGCGTTCTTCTTAATTGCTGTAAGTCCCGAAGAAAAACCTACCTGCCCCGTCAACTCCGTACAGCCGGCAAAAGCATAATCATTGATTACAAAAGGCTGCGTACAGGCGGAAAAATCAAGACCCGTTATCCCCGTACAGCCGGCAAAAGCATACTCTCCAACCCTTTCAAGTTTTGCAGGTAAGCTTACTGTTCCCGTCAAACCCGTACAGCCGGCAAAAGCACTGTTGCCTATCGTTTTAAGACTTGCAGGTAAGTTCACACTCGTCAAACTTGTACAGCCGGAAAAAGCATAGGCGGCTATTTCGGTAACTCCTGCGGGAACATTCAGTACGGTCGGGGGTGTTTCCTTCCAGCCTTTAAGTACACCGCCTTCGATCCACAAATTGGGATCGGGCCCGCTTTGTGCTCCCCCCGACGGCCCGCTGTCTATCTTTTGCGGGCAGCCCGTAAACAAAACTGCACCGGCAAACAAAATCGCCGTTATAATTACGGCATATCTTTGTACGGTTTTCATCTTATCCTCCTATCAAAACCGAATGTATATACGTGAAAAAAGTGCACGCTATGCGCGCTATATGTCCGCACGTTTGTGCGGAAGAGAGAACAATTTCGTGAATGTAAGTTTGAATGTGAGTTATAAAAGCTGTATATCCGCGAGTTTCGCCGGCGCAGCCGGCGAAACTCGAAGCATAAAAGCGAGCGGCTCTGCAGCGAGCTTTTATGCAGGTATCGGGTATCGGGTATCGGGTATCGGGTATCGGGTATCGGGTATCGGGTATCGGGTATCGGGTATCGGGTATCGGGTATCGGGTATCGGGTATCGAAGGGCATTATACGGCGCGGTCTCTTTGTGTCAAGAGTTTTTTTCGGGAAAATGCAATTTTTGTGCGGAAGTATGTAAGCTTGCGCCCGTCGTGCAGCCTTCATAAAAAAAGTATAGCACGGTACAGGCGGAATTGACAAGGGTACAACGTCTTGTCCGCCAGCAACCGATCTGCAGGCAGCCATTCTACGGAATGCAAAGATTTTCCGCTTTTACTTCGGTTGCAAGTTCTTCTTTTATTTCCCGAACGATACATTGCTCGGGAGTTTCACCCGCTTACGGTTATTTGTTTCATGTTTCCCTGTTTTTAATCTGAAAGCGTACGCCGTCCATAGCGGCCGATAAGCAGCAATACAAGAGCCGACCCCGTCAGAATACCGTCGCCGATTCCGGACGGCACCAAAAAAATCATTAAAGCGAGCGTGATAACACACATAACAACGGCCAGGTACCAACTCCACAAGCGCTCGCGTCTCAACCCGATCGCGGCGATTATGCGCAATATGCCGAAGATTGCACCGACAGCACCGACCGTTATAAGATTTTCTTTTAGAAACGGCAGAGCAAAAATATGATTTTTGATTTTATCGGACGGCGCAAACGACATTAAACTGCTGAAAGTTTCGATCGCGCCGTGGATGAATAAAACGATTGATGCATAGCGTATATGTTTCATGTTTTTCTCCCCGTCATACTAATATCCGCAAAACAAACGGCGAGCAGTGCACCGCCTATTTTCGGTAATTCAATTTTCTCGTCCATAACAAACCTCTCTTAGTGATAATCCGTAATCTTTACTTCATAAGCTTCATTATACGGAAAAACATAAAAAAGCGCCGATTAGTCCGCTTGCCGCGACTAATCGGCGCCGAGTTTAAAGATGCGCCTTAACGTTCACCGTATTGCAAAGCGCGGCGCGTTTTAATAGGTTCCGTACATGGGGCCGTAGGCTTTGCATGCGCGGAAGTCTTGGCCTTCTTTATCCATGCCGAACGCGTTCCACGACGAGGGGCGGAATATCTTGCATTCGCACACGTTGTGCATGCTGACCGGAATGCGCAAAATGGAGCACAGGGTAATAAGGTCGGCTCCGATATGGCCGTAGCTTATCGCGCCGTGGTTGGCGCCCCAGTTGTTCATAACGTCGTAAGCCGATTTGAAGGCGCCCTTGCCGGTTACGCGCGGAGCGAACCACGTGCACGGCCACGTATAATTCGTGCGCAGCCACAGCTTGTCGGTAACTTCATCCGGCAAAAGCACGGTCCATCCTTCGGCAATTTGAATGACGGGGCCCAAGCCTTTTACAATGTTCAACCGGGTCATCGTTACCGGCATTTCGGCATTGGTTACAAAACGGGACGAAAATCCGCCGCCGCGGAAATAGCCGAAGTCGGCCGCGCACCAGGTCGTCGCCTTAAGACAGGCTTTTTGATCCTCTTCGGTAACTTCCCAAAACGGCTTTATAACGCGGTTACCCTTTTCGTCTTTCATTTCGGCGCTGGCGTCCAAACAGCTTGCCCCGGAATTGATAAGATGCAAAAATCCGCCGGCTTCTTTTGCGGCTCCTTCCAATTCATAGCCTGCGGCCTTTTTAACGGCATCGGCGCTCCAGTACGTTCTCACGTCGGAGAAAATCTGCGAGCGGCCGGTAAGCAGTTTGCCGAAGAGCATGGAAACGCCGTTGAGCGTGTCGTTTTCGGTTGCCAAAACGTACGGCTCGCGCGCGCCTTCCCAGTCGAACGACGAGTTCAGCATAGCTTCGGGGAAGTCACAGTTCGGGTAAAAGTCCGTCCATTGGCGCTGACCTTGGAAACCGCCGGCAATCGCGTTGTGCCCGACCTTTTCTTCCGAGCAGCCCTTGGGCAGGTTTTGATTTCCGTTGTACAAATCTTTGATAATGCACATCATCTTTACGATGAATTCCCAAGATTCGGCCTTTTCTTTGGCGGACTTTTTCATGTTGTCCGGATTCATATCGATGCCTTCGGGGCAGTTTTTCTTTGTCCACGCGAGGGCTTTTTCGTATTCGGCTTTGTCGTACACGCCTTCGGTCATGCGGCGGATTATTTCCACTTCGTCTACCGATTCGACCCTCATGCCCAAATAGCTTTCAAAGAACGACGGATCGACGATCGAACCCGCAATACCCATACAGATCGAACCGATTTGCAGGTAGGATTTTCCGCGCATAGTGGCGGCGGCGACTGCGGCGCGGGCAAAGCGCAGCAGTTTTTCCTGTACGTCGGCGGGAATGTTTTTCGCGTCGGCTTCCTGCACGTCTTTTCCGTAAATACCGAAAGCGGGAAGTCCCTTTTGGGCGTGAGCCGCCAGTACGGCCGCCAAGTACACGGCGCCGGGGCGTTCGGTTCCGTTAAAGCCCCACACGGCCTTTATCGTCATCGGATCCATATCCATGGTTTCCGAACCGTAACACCAGCACGGCGTAACGGTGAGCGTAATGTCTACGCCGGCTTTTTTGAACTTTTCGGCGCAGGCGGCGGCTTCGGCAACGCGGCCGATGGTCGTGTCGGCGATAATTACTTTAACGCTTTCGCCGTTCGTATAGCGTATATGTTTTTTAAAAAGCTTTGCGGCGGCCTTTGCCATGTTCATCGTCTGCTCTTCAAGAGCGGCGCGCACGTTCAAAGGTCCCTGCCTT is a window encoding:
- a CDS encoding DUF2715 domain-containing protein, producing MKKLCTALAIFFFALPFCFAQNFLPRGTYRSPFENGMNGITAEKKSGGIKGRRFLTPTIGYANHLTLGSSNSANTLLLGADFMYRRNSGFTLWFNNALVAGPIDYTERDYYGFNMYKRTGFIAGWMGELLLGYSTILQNHQFEFGAGLQTAYAFGSAMLAELGALAFRFNYTYFLNEKTGIAACITDGIGLGMIGRSGGYDYINAFSIKVGPVFKL
- a CDS encoding methyl-accepting chemotaxis protein codes for the protein MNVNQFEQFIRQQVATTNQTVSIFMKNNENTLSMVASYPAVKAADNSLPNFTREAAAASNGRSAISERGREILALFKYIQKSYPELLEVYMGTVWGGSVTSWPGEDQIGYDPRERGWYKQAKEAAGKTVVTPAYLSTSGEVVISFAHSVQSEQNKFIGCVGLDVSLDELTAFIRNIRIGKTGHVMLVQGDGTILADPKHEEANFKLLSESGIPAFEHLHTEYDARISLTMDGKHWFAQSFDVSGIDWKLIVFVEKNEVQETFFRIVKNTAAIGFALFVIVFIVGFILSNRLLDYFKRLQTLFEKIASGDITERIEYKSHDETGTLLEYFNRTMDNICTMIGVLIRESKSMSRIGERLSANMTETASAIEEIGANVGSMTKKAAEQSASVSETSVTVDRIIETIKELNDSIESQAASVEQSSSAIEQMAGNIASISQTLGKTDEVIKTLAPATADGRDTVVNSNGITQRIAEESGGLLEASGVIQHIANQTNLLAMNAAIEAAHAGEAGKGFAVVADEIRKLAEDSSAQGKTITTTLKELGNEIEVLSAASKTAEEKFNTIFSLTNQVKDMSTRLTEAMQEQENGSREVLEAIRNINEATVTIKEGSGGILRSGNAAANEMSKLGNLTEIISNSVNEIAAGSEQITKAVQEVNEITAENKQSIEALATEINKFKIRLS
- the thiD gene encoding bifunctional hydroxymethylpyrimidine kinase/phosphomethylpyrimidine kinase — protein: MIKAATIAGSDASGGAGLEADLKTFEEYGVYGMTAVTLIATMDPHNNWAHAVFPLEEKVLRAQLETIFTGVGPDAVKTGMLGSSYAIELSREYIQSKNCTYVLDPVMVCKGAGEALHPELNRDIEQKLLPLCTIVTPNLFEASQLAGVGEIKTTEQMEKAARIIADKGAKNVFIKGGSKLASFAGSSVAVDLLYDGVCAEFIESPLIKTEWTHGAGCTVAAAITAGLARSLSVRDAVLLAKKFIEASLNASFPLNRWVGPGNPSAWRGTTLFTGA
- a CDS encoding leucine-rich repeat domain-containing protein, whose amino-acid sequence is MKTVQRYAVIITAILFAGAVLFTGCPQKIDSGPSGGAQSGPDPNLWIEGGVLKGWKETPPTVLNVPAGVTEIAAYAFSGCTSLTSVNLPASLKTIGNSAFAGCTGLTGTVSLPAKLERVGEYAFAGCTGITGLDFSACTQPFVINDYAFAGCTELTGQVGFSSGLTAIKKNAFQDCNKVNKFDFSQCTQLTEIGYAAFANCTQITQVQLPASLQTIASSAFYGCTGLTSLTVDSASAHLCAIDNIVYTKDKTKLLCRIPKVTSVIFSDGLEEIAAYAFSGCTSLTSVNLPASLKTIGGGAFSVCTGLTGTVSLPAKLETVGVDAFNGCTGITGLDFSACTQSFVINNYAFKGCTELTGQVRFSSGLTAIKKNAFRDCNKVSNFDFSSCTRLTEIGSSAFTNCTAARYKVKTGSGLKQKLIAGGVDENKIDEVP
- a CDS encoding L-fucose isomerase, which translates into the protein MAKNRLIGEYPIIGIRPTIDGRQGPLNVRAALEEQTMNMAKAAAKLFKKHIRYTNGESVKVIIADTTIGRVAEAAACAEKFKKAGVDITLTVTPCWCYGSETMDMDPMTIKAVWGFNGTERPGAVYLAAVLAAHAQKGLPAFGIYGKDVQEADAKNIPADVQEKLLRFARAAVAAATMRGKSYLQIGSICMGIAGSIVDPSFFESYLGMRVESVDEVEIIRRMTEGVYDKAEYEKALAWTKKNCPEGIDMNPDNMKKSAKEKAESWEFIVKMMCIIKDLYNGNQNLPKGCSEEKVGHNAIAGGFQGQRQWTDFYPNCDFPEAMLNSSFDWEGAREPYVLATENDTLNGVSMLFGKLLTGRSQIFSDVRTYWSADAVKKAAGYELEGAAKEAGGFLHLINSGASCLDASAEMKDEKGNRVIKPFWEVTEEDQKACLKATTWCAADFGYFRGGGFSSRFVTNAEMPVTMTRLNIVKGLGPVIQIAEGWTVLLPDEVTDKLWLRTNYTWPCTWFAPRVTGKGAFKSAYDVMNNWGANHGAISYGHIGADLITLCSILRIPVSMHNVCECKIFRPSSWNAFGMDKEGQDFRACKAYGPMYGTY